The following coding sequences lie in one Flagellimonas eckloniae genomic window:
- a CDS encoding CotH kinase family protein, whose translation MKKAIFKIAAPLSIILFAAFLFIGCSTKEIVLDDEEAEEQAEENTDVVIDDTDFVATDWTIDTHSKDADPNFDAVFPDDEVKRLDIVISEDNWDVMIDDMTDLYGNFGSGRAGNDFSDENPVFVPGSVFYNDIEWYKVGVRFKGNSSLASSWGSGILKLSFKLDFDEFEDDYPQIDDQRFYGFKKLSLKNNFNDESMLREKVAADIFKSAGLAVSHTAFYQVYVDNGNGPTYFGLYTLVEEVDDTVIDTQFTSNDGNVYKPDGDAATFASGTYDEDEYEKKTNEDEADFSDVESLLTIINSSTRTSDAATWRSNLDAIFDTDKYLKYLAVNTIIQNWDTYGRMTHNYYLYNDPETGKLTWIPWDNNEAFQTGNQGGALPLDFSGLNAASWPLIGYIYNDPVYKATYDAYVQEVIEGAFETSTVQALYNTYATLVESYATSEISGYTFLESSSDFQSAVSILESHAASRASAVSSYLSAQ comes from the coding sequence ATGAAAAAAGCAATTTTTAAAATAGCAGCTCCTTTGAGCATTATACTTTTTGCAGCCTTTCTATTCATTGGCTGCTCGACCAAAGAAATAGTTTTGGACGATGAGGAAGCTGAAGAACAAGCAGAAGAGAATACTGATGTTGTAATCGATGATACCGATTTTGTGGCAACAGATTGGACCATAGATACACATAGCAAGGACGCCGACCCCAATTTTGATGCAGTATTTCCTGATGATGAAGTGAAAAGATTGGACATTGTTATTTCAGAAGATAACTGGGATGTCATGATTGATGATATGACCGATTTGTATGGAAATTTTGGAAGTGGGAGAGCTGGTAATGATTTTTCTGATGAAAATCCGGTTTTTGTTCCTGGCTCTGTTTTTTATAATGATATTGAATGGTATAAGGTTGGTGTGCGTTTTAAAGGCAACTCCAGTTTAGCAAGTAGTTGGGGTTCAGGCATTTTAAAACTATCATTTAAATTGGATTTTGATGAGTTTGAAGATGATTATCCCCAGATAGATGACCAACGTTTTTACGGATTTAAAAAGCTGAGCCTTAAAAATAATTTCAATGATGAATCCATGCTACGGGAAAAGGTAGCCGCCGATATATTTAAAAGCGCAGGATTAGCTGTTTCGCATACTGCATTTTATCAGGTTTATGTGGACAATGGTAATGGCCCTACCTATTTTGGATTATATACTTTGGTCGAAGAGGTGGATGATACCGTTATTGATACCCAATTTACAAGCAATGATGGTAATGTATACAAACCGGATGGCGATGCGGCCACATTTGCGTCAGGAACTTATGACGAAGATGAGTATGAAAAGAAAACAAATGAGGATGAAGCTGATTTTTCGGATGTTGAAAGCTTATTGACCATCATTAACTCGTCTACCAGAACAAGTGATGCAGCTACTTGGCGATCAAATTTGGATGCCATTTTCGACACTGATAAATATCTAAAATATTTGGCCGTAAATACCATTATTCAGAATTGGGATACTTATGGTAGAATGACACACAACTATTATCTATATAACGATCCTGAAACGGGAAAATTAACATGGATTCCATGGGATAACAATGAAGCATTCCAAACTGGTAATCAGGGAGGTGCCCTACCCTTAGATTTTTCTGGGCTTAATGCAGCTAGCTGGCCATTGATTGGTTATATATATAATGACCCAGTTTATAAAGCTACGTACGATGCCTATGTACAGGAGGTTATAGAGGGGGCATTTGAGACAAGTACGGTACAAGCATTGTATAACACGTATGCAACATTGGTTGAATCCTATGCCACTTCCGAAATATCCGGATACACCTTTTTAGAGTCAAGTTCAGATTTTCAATCTGCGGTTTCAATACTTGAGTCGCATGCTGCAAGTCGGGCTTCGGCGGTAAGCAGTTATTTATCAGCACAGTAA
- a CDS encoding DUF5694 domain-containing protein: MRVLHLSTLFCLCCSMTFGQVKDNDEKISIKPPSEFFPKERAQVLVVGSFHFHYPGLDSFKTMEEDKIDVLKEPKKSEVAELVEYIKRFKPTKVAIEARPKWNATSKLREYKSGMHRDKRDERYQLAMRIVNDFSMDTLYSIDVHSLSQDLYKKDSVFLKSITNKIDWNAQDPYWDMAKEWLNYREKMLNKVHILDFFKHINSRESHNANYGTYLTGNFTAGDVQGADNLSIWWYNRNARIFSKIIQLTESTEDRILVVMGNGHAAILRQFLEASPQFDFVEFGDLENY; this comes from the coding sequence ATGAGAGTACTTCACCTTTCCACACTTTTTTGTTTATGTTGTTCAATGACATTTGGTCAAGTAAAGGACAATGATGAAAAAATAAGCATAAAACCACCTTCTGAATTTTTTCCCAAAGAAAGAGCACAGGTACTTGTGGTTGGGTCTTTTCATTTTCACTATCCTGGATTGGATAGCTTTAAAACGATGGAGGAGGATAAAATCGATGTGCTAAAAGAACCCAAGAAAAGTGAAGTAGCAGAACTGGTTGAATACATTAAACGATTTAAACCTACTAAAGTGGCCATTGAAGCTAGACCAAAATGGAATGCTACTTCAAAGCTTCGGGAATATAAATCTGGAATGCACAGGGATAAAAGGGATGAACGCTATCAGCTTGCAATGCGAATTGTCAATGATTTTAGTATGGATACATTATATAGTATTGATGTACATTCCCTAAGTCAAGACCTGTATAAAAAAGACTCGGTTTTTTTAAAGTCAATTACAAATAAAATTGATTGGAACGCCCAAGACCCATATTGGGATATGGCTAAAGAATGGTTGAATTACAGAGAGAAGATGCTCAATAAAGTACATATATTGGATTTTTTTAAGCACATCAACAGTAGGGAATCGCACAATGCAAACTATGGCACTTATCTCACAGGAAATTTTACTGCAGGAGATGTTCAGGGAGCGGACAATCTTTCCATTTGGTGGTACAACAGGAATGCACGTATTTTTTCCAAAATCATACAACTGACTGAAAGTACTGAAGATAGAATTTTAGTGGTTATGGGCAATGGACACGCAGCCATACTGCGACAATTTTTGGAAGCCTCACCCCAATTTGATTTTGTGGAATTCGGTGATTTGGAAAACTATTGA
- a CDS encoding DUF2490 domain-containing protein — protein sequence MKSIKPYKKSFFFRTLLISILCIHTIHSQTEDTNDLESWNSITVRYKPNKKWSFELQEQLRLDENISEISEYFTQLGIERSITKNFDFGVGLRFIRENDNEGSIQGYENHFRFHLDAMYKHKLKRFTLKYRLRYQNKNDLSISTSEGDYAKQNIRFKAGMEYNFKNWKLDPKFSAELFNRFQKEDDDNGFSKIRLTLGTDYKFKKLGKLGLFYRIEKDLNETIPETTNIIGLKYIYTIKSK from the coding sequence ATGAAGAGTATAAAGCCGTATAAGAAGAGTTTTTTCTTTAGAACATTACTGATAAGTATACTATGTATACATACCATTCACTCACAAACCGAGGACACCAATGATTTGGAAAGCTGGAATTCAATCACCGTAAGGTACAAGCCCAATAAGAAATGGAGTTTTGAACTTCAAGAGCAATTACGATTGGATGAAAACATTTCAGAAATAAGTGAATATTTTACCCAGTTGGGTATTGAGCGTTCCATCACCAAAAACTTTGATTTTGGTGTTGGCCTCCGGTTTATAAGGGAAAATGATAATGAAGGAAGCATCCAAGGGTATGAGAATCATTTTAGGTTCCATTTGGATGCAATGTACAAACACAAGCTAAAGCGTTTCACACTTAAATATCGTTTACGATATCAAAATAAAAATGACCTATCAATTTCAACTTCTGAAGGTGATTATGCAAAACAAAACATACGCTTTAAAGCTGGTATGGAATACAATTTTAAAAACTGGAAGTTGGATCCCAAATTTTCGGCAGAACTGTTCAACCGTTTTCAAAAAGAAGACGACGATAACGGATTCAGTAAAATAAGATTGACGTTGGGCACAGATTATAAATTTAAAAAACTTGGAAAGCTTGGTCTGTTTTATCGTATTGAAAAAGACTTGAATGAAACAATTCCAGAGACTACCAACATTATTGGTTTAAAATACATCTACACAATTAAAAGCAAATAA
- a CDS encoding polyphosphate polymerase domain-containing protein, translating into MKIAQDITQLTQKLSPISLEEMDEVRLMKRTDTKFVIHEKDLPSILESIQNQYRILETDKHRIITYSSLYFDTPLKKFYTDHHNKKIRRTKIRIRKYVESNTCFLEIKQKDGRGKTTKTRTSIDEITPSLSTDSLEFIQNTTKRTFELEPIIWNKFNRITLVSKAAKERLTIDLNISFKINNSFKTYHNLVIIEVKQERFNRNSSIVQQLKSKQVNPYSISKYCIGMIGVYDGLKYNRFKGKLIKINKITA; encoded by the coding sequence TTGAAAATAGCACAAGACATAACACAACTGACCCAAAAATTATCCCCTATTTCTTTGGAAGAAATGGACGAGGTGAGATTGATGAAAAGAACAGACACCAAGTTTGTAATTCATGAAAAAGATCTGCCCTCCATTCTGGAAAGCATTCAAAATCAATATAGGATTCTTGAAACGGACAAACATAGGATAATCACCTATTCGTCATTGTATTTTGATACACCCTTAAAAAAATTCTATACGGATCATCACAATAAAAAAATCCGTAGAACAAAAATTAGAATTCGAAAATACGTGGAGTCCAATACTTGTTTTCTTGAAATTAAACAGAAAGATGGCAGAGGAAAAACCACAAAAACAAGGACTTCAATAGATGAGATTACACCAAGTTTATCCACAGATTCTTTGGAATTTATTCAAAATACAACAAAGAGAACTTTTGAGCTTGAACCCATTATTTGGAACAAATTCAATAGGATCACATTGGTCAGTAAAGCAGCCAAGGAACGTTTGACAATCGACTTAAATATATCTTTCAAAATAAATAACTCGTTCAAGACCTACCATAATCTGGTAATTATTGAGGTGAAGCAAGAGCGCTTTAATAGAAATTCATCCATAGTACAACAATTAAAATCCAAACAGGTAAACCCTTATAGTATTAGCAAATATTGCATTGGAATGATAGGTGTTTATGATGGTTTAAAATACAATCGGTTTAAGGGCAAACTAATTAAAATCAACAAAATAACCGCTTAA
- a CDS encoding DUF4956 domain-containing protein yields the protein MEFLDIPLFDDDFYKMLFRFVINFTFLTLIIRCIYYPFAKRKDYVFTYYLISAIVFFLCFTLKKYELDIGMALGLFAIFGIIRYRTDPIPIKEMTYLFVVIGVSVINSLANKKMSYFEIVGANILIISILFLIERYWALKQEESKSIIYENIENIKPENYETLKSDLENRTGLNINKVTIGEVDFLKDTANVTIFYFNGKQ from the coding sequence ATGGAGTTTTTAGATATCCCCCTTTTTGATGATGACTTTTATAAAATGCTATTCAGGTTCGTCATCAACTTTACATTTTTAACCCTTATAATCCGATGTATTTATTATCCTTTTGCCAAGCGAAAAGATTATGTATTCACGTATTACCTAATCAGCGCTATAGTGTTTTTCCTATGTTTTACGCTTAAAAAATATGAGCTGGATATTGGAATGGCTCTTGGGCTTTTTGCCATTTTCGGGATTATTCGTTACAGAACGGATCCCATCCCCATAAAGGAAATGACCTATTTATTTGTGGTTATTGGAGTATCAGTCATAAACTCTTTGGCCAACAAAAAAATGAGCTATTTCGAAATTGTTGGTGCAAATATCCTCATCATTTCAATCCTTTTTTTGATAGAACGCTATTGGGCCTTAAAACAGGAAGAATCCAAATCCATTATCTATGAAAATATTGAAAATATAAAGCCTGAGAATTATGAGACACTAAAAAGTGATTTAGAAAATAGAACAGGTCTAAACATAAACAAAGTGACCATTGGTGAGGTAGATTTTTTAAAAGATACGGCAAATGTGACCATTTTCTATTTCAATGGGAAGCAATAA
- a CDS encoding Crp/Fnr family transcriptional regulator, whose translation MKEELLNTFGAQFEQPLIDEIAQTGKLHEITAGETIMDIGNYVRAIPLLLNGAIKVLREDEEGDELLLYYLEEGETCSVTMACCLGQTKSEIRAIAETETKIIMVPVQKMEEWMAKYKGWRNYVFESYHNRLNELLHTVDSIAFKNLDERLVEYLKKKSEVTNDNRIRSTHQEIAYDLHTSRVVVSRLLKKLEKMKKLELHRNHIVIVDL comes from the coding sequence ATGAAAGAGGAACTTCTAAACACCTTTGGAGCACAATTTGAACAACCTTTGATTGATGAAATTGCCCAGACCGGGAAATTGCATGAAATAACTGCAGGTGAAACCATAATGGATATTGGAAACTATGTAAGAGCAATACCATTGCTTCTTAATGGGGCAATTAAGGTTTTGCGTGAAGATGAAGAAGGCGATGAATTGCTATTATATTATCTGGAAGAAGGAGAAACCTGTTCTGTGACCATGGCGTGTTGTCTAGGACAGACCAAAAGTGAAATCAGGGCCATTGCGGAAACGGAAACAAAAATTATTATGGTCCCTGTCCAAAAAATGGAAGAGTGGATGGCAAAATATAAGGGGTGGCGTAACTATGTTTTTGAAAGCTATCATAATCGTCTGAACGAATTGTTGCATACAGTGGATAGTATTGCCTTTAAAAATTTGGATGAGCGGCTGGTGGAATACCTTAAAAAGAAATCAGAAGTTACCAATGATAACCGCATTCGAAGTACGCATCAGGAAATTGCGTATGATCTTCACACCTCAAGAGTTGTAGTTTCCAGATTACTGAAAAAGCTGGAAAAAATGAAAAAACTGGAACTCCACAGAAACCATATTGTAATTGTAGATTTATAG
- a CDS encoding MBL fold metallo-hydrolase, protein MKIEQIYTGCLAQGAYYIESQGEVAIIDPLREVKPYIKRAKEDGATIKYIFETHFHADFVSGHVTLSKETGAAIVYGPNANPSFDTIIAEDGQEFKLGNLIIKVLHTPGHTMESTTFLLKDESGKDHAIFSGDTLFLGDVGRPDLAQKVAHMTQEELAGILFDSLRNKIMPLADDIIVYPAHGAGSACGKNMMKETVDTLGNQKKMNYALRADMTREEFIKEVTDGLLPPPQYFPLNVKMNKEGYEDIDDVLQRGTQALTPDAFETAANETGAIVLDVRHQNDFVKGHVPRSIFIGLDGSFAPWVGALIADVEQPILLVVPEGKEEETITRLSRVGFDGTLGYLKGGIQAWKDAGKEEDTVESIDANELKARLENGIPVFDVRKETEFNAEHVEGAKLTPLDFINDHLAEFPEKETFYVHCAGGYRSVIAASILKSRGIHNLVDVAGGFKAIKDAGISVTDFVCPTTLK, encoded by the coding sequence ATGAAAATTGAACAGATATACACAGGGTGCTTAGCACAAGGAGCTTATTATATTGAGAGCCAAGGAGAAGTTGCCATTATTGACCCCTTAAGAGAGGTGAAACCCTATATAAAAAGAGCTAAAGAAGATGGAGCTACCATAAAGTATATTTTTGAGACGCATTTTCACGCCGATTTTGTTAGTGGACACGTGACACTTTCCAAAGAAACAGGAGCAGCAATTGTGTATGGCCCAAATGCAAACCCCTCTTTTGATACCATCATTGCAGAGGATGGGCAAGAATTTAAGTTGGGAAATTTGATTATAAAAGTGCTTCACACTCCTGGACATACTATGGAAAGCACCACCTTTTTACTGAAAGATGAATCAGGAAAGGACCATGCTATTTTTAGTGGGGATACCTTATTTCTGGGAGATGTAGGAAGACCTGATCTGGCCCAGAAAGTAGCCCATATGACCCAGGAAGAATTAGCCGGGATTTTATTTGATAGCCTCCGAAACAAAATAATGCCCTTGGCCGATGATATTATCGTTTACCCAGCCCATGGAGCTGGCTCAGCTTGTGGAAAGAATATGATGAAGGAAACCGTGGATACGTTGGGAAATCAGAAAAAAATGAATTATGCTCTACGTGCAGACATGACCAGAGAAGAATTTATAAAAGAGGTCACCGATGGCCTATTGCCACCACCACAATATTTTCCTTTGAATGTAAAGATGAATAAGGAAGGATATGAGGATATTGATGACGTTTTACAAAGAGGCACACAAGCCTTAACACCGGATGCTTTTGAAACGGCTGCAAACGAAACTGGAGCAATAGTTTTAGATGTGAGACATCAAAATGATTTTGTAAAAGGACATGTGCCCAGATCTATATTTATTGGATTGGATGGAAGCTTTGCTCCATGGGTGGGAGCATTGATTGCAGATGTTGAACAGCCCATTCTTTTGGTGGTTCCTGAAGGAAAAGAAGAAGAGACCATTACACGCCTTTCACGAGTAGGTTTTGATGGCACCCTTGGCTATTTAAAAGGAGGTATACAAGCTTGGAAGGATGCAGGAAAGGAAGAAGATACTGTAGAAAGCATAGATGCAAATGAGCTTAAGGCACGTTTGGAAAATGGGATTCCCGTATTTGATGTTCGGAAGGAAACGGAATTTAACGCAGAACATGTTGAAGGTGCCAAATTAACTCCATTGGATTTCATCAATGACCATTTGGCGGAATTTCCTGAAAAAGAAACCTTTTATGTGCATTGTGCCGGAGGGTATCGTAGTGTTATTGCAGCATCAATCCTTAAAAGCAGAGGCATTCATAACCTTGTTGATGTTGCAGGAGGTTTTAAGGCAATCAAGGACGCTGGGATTTCAGTTACAGATTTTGTGTGTCCCACCACCCTAAAATAG
- a CDS encoding SulP family inorganic anion transporter → MFKRYFPILSWIKEYNRSFFYNDLIAGATLGIMLIPQGMAYAMIAGMPPIYGLYAALVPQFIYALTGTSRQLAVGPVAMDSLLVAAGIGALQLSNIQDYISVVLFLTLIIGGIQLILGFLKMGFFVNFLSKPVISGFTSAAAILIGLGQVRHVLGIEFAQSSKIHTLLENIFGNINQTNIYVLLLGLGAILFILLMNRISKKIPTPLILVILGIVAAVFLGLEAKGVRVVGEIPKGLPMLKVPNIHLSELGSLVPIAITIALFGFMESISIGKTVEEKHAEYELDANQELRALGLSNLLGSLFQSFPVSGSFSRTAVNEQVGAKTGMTLIFSAVIIAGTLLFLTPLFYNLPTAVLGAIIIVSVIGLIDVKYPNDLFKHRKDEFFLLAITFLMTLFIGLIEGIVLGVLLSLLLLVYRISNPHIAVLGRIQGTNYFKNVARFKEEVEVNTNTLIFRFDAQLYFGNKDYFKKELYKQIDLKGVGLRYVILNAEAINYIDSSAAAMLERIVKDLHSKDIQFLIAGAIGPTRDIFYSSGLIDVIGKENLFVQTFEAVDCCSNQKGRSEIQEKISLQSRTKHL, encoded by the coding sequence ATGTTCAAACGGTATTTTCCAATCTTATCTTGGATAAAAGAGTATAATCGTTCCTTCTTTTATAACGATTTAATTGCTGGTGCCACCCTTGGTATTATGCTGATTCCGCAAGGAATGGCATACGCAATGATTGCGGGAATGCCACCTATTTATGGGCTTTATGCCGCCTTGGTTCCACAATTTATTTATGCTCTTACGGGAACATCAAGACAATTGGCTGTAGGTCCCGTAGCTATGGATTCCTTATTGGTTGCAGCAGGGATTGGCGCTTTGCAGCTTTCCAATATCCAAGACTATATTTCAGTCGTCCTATTTTTAACTTTGATTATTGGAGGGATTCAATTGATTTTGGGCTTTTTGAAAATGGGCTTTTTCGTCAATTTCTTATCCAAGCCAGTTATTAGTGGGTTTACTTCTGCCGCTGCAATATTAATTGGGTTGGGGCAAGTGAGGCATGTTTTGGGAATTGAGTTTGCCCAGTCAAGTAAAATTCATACCCTACTCGAAAACATCTTTGGAAACATAAATCAAACCAATATATATGTTCTTTTGTTGGGCCTGGGAGCAATCCTTTTTATACTTCTCATGAACAGAATCAGCAAAAAGATACCTACTCCACTCATACTGGTCATTTTAGGTATAGTTGCAGCAGTATTTCTTGGTCTTGAAGCAAAAGGCGTGAGAGTTGTTGGTGAAATTCCGAAAGGATTGCCCATGCTAAAAGTCCCTAATATCCATCTCTCAGAACTTGGTTCATTAGTACCAATAGCTATAACCATCGCCCTTTTTGGATTTATGGAATCCATTTCCATAGGGAAAACCGTTGAAGAAAAACATGCAGAGTATGAACTGGATGCCAACCAAGAACTTAGGGCACTCGGACTTTCCAATCTTTTGGGGTCCCTCTTTCAATCTTTTCCGGTATCTGGAAGTTTTTCCCGAACCGCCGTTAATGAGCAAGTAGGTGCCAAAACAGGGATGACACTAATCTTTAGTGCTGTCATCATTGCAGGTACACTTTTGTTTTTGACACCGCTTTTTTACAATTTACCAACTGCGGTCCTCGGTGCAATAATCATCGTTTCCGTGATAGGGCTCATAGATGTTAAATATCCAAATGACCTTTTCAAACATAGAAAAGATGAGTTTTTCCTATTGGCGATTACTTTTTTAATGACCCTTTTTATTGGTTTGATAGAAGGAATAGTTTTAGGGGTTTTACTCTCACTTTTGTTATTGGTGTATCGCATATCCAATCCGCATATAGCCGTGTTGGGAAGAATACAAGGAACAAATTATTTCAAAAATGTGGCCCGCTTTAAAGAAGAAGTCGAGGTAAATACCAATACATTGATCTTTAGGTTTGATGCCCAACTTTATTTTGGCAACAAGGACTATTTTAAAAAGGAATTGTACAAACAAATTGACTTAAAAGGAGTGGGCCTGAGGTATGTCATTCTAAATGCTGAGGCAATCAATTATATTGATAGTAGCGCTGCTGCAATGTTGGAACGTATTGTGAAAGATTTACATTCAAAGGACATTCAGTTTTTGATTGCCGGAGCAATTGGACCAACCCGGGATATTTTTTATAGCAGTGGACTTATTGATGTTATTGGAAAAGAAAACCTTTTTGTACAGACCTTCGAAGCAGTTGATTGCTGCTCCAACCAAAAGGGAAGAAGTGAGATTCAAGAGAAAATTTCACTACAATCCAGAACAAAGCATTTGTAA
- a CDS encoding rhodanese-like domain-containing protein → MKSILKTIVFVFCFLQLVSCQSQQEEIIKKIDKETLKENGIGKNVQLIDVRTQPEYENGHIADALNFNINQKETFLEQISTLDKAKPVYLYCKKGGRSNRAAELLKQRGFKKIYDYSGGYDEWSKKID, encoded by the coding sequence TTGAAAAGTATACTAAAGACAATAGTATTCGTTTTTTGTTTTTTACAACTTGTTTCATGTCAATCCCAGCAGGAAGAAATCATCAAAAAAATTGATAAAGAAACACTTAAGGAGAATGGTATTGGCAAAAATGTACAGTTGATAGATGTGAGAACCCAACCGGAGTATGAAAATGGACATATAGCTGATGCCTTGAATTTCAACATAAATCAGAAAGAAACATTTTTAGAACAAATCTCCACACTTGATAAAGCCAAACCGGTTTACCTTTATTGTAAAAAAGGTGGGCGAAGCAATCGCGCTGCTGAATTATTAAAGCAAAGAGGTTTCAAGAAAATTTATGACTATTCTGGGGGATACGATGAATGGAGCAAAAAAATTGATTAG